Proteins encoded by one window of Primulina huaijiensis isolate GDHJ02 chromosome 1, ASM1229523v2, whole genome shotgun sequence:
- the LOC140982827 gene encoding calmodulin-interacting protein 111 isoform X3: MELDKFQLESVTSSHYDLSMEVELGSVENDKISSPKTPSVSLPKVSSPCSMQPHMSGYKKLASKTAYMSHESIDILDVKEVLEDDSSRKLLETCTTSWLSSRSLLRGNFVIVPILSRKCVFRVIGSERLSSVGQNLNNRNNGPATGAPDLSKGMVCAFSVDRGTKVHLLLPRNSMVETSVTSSLTHPEVRHGSNIESMGGSVSKLGGLSKEFSVLKDIIVSSAVKGSVASLGLRPTKGVLLHGPPGTGKTTLARVCANDVGVNLFLVSGPEIISQYQGESEQALDEVFKKASLAVPAMIFIDELDALAPARKDGGDQVSQRMVATLLNLMDGMSRTDGILVVAATNRPDSIEPALRRPGRLDREIEIGVPSPQQRYEILLTLLREMQHSLSDKDVLTLAMATHGFVGADLAALCNEAALVCLRQFVNLNVCIGEPYFKISTAADDSVSSTSSRSDIVCLSSDMDICHVLGDSINSNLEASFSHDSEIESSSDFMNGIGTTGAWAPKGDLKVTSEDFEKARDRIRPSAMREVVLEVPKVSWEDVGGQMEVKMQLMEAVEWPQKHKDAFKRIGTRPPTGILLFGPPGCSKTLLARAVASEAGLNFLAVKGPELFSKWVGESEKAVRSLFAKARANAPSIIFFDEIDGLAIIRGKESDGVSVGDRVMSQLLVELDGLQQRGSVTVIAATNRPDKIDPALLRPGRFDRLLFVGPPNKKDREDIFRVHLRRMPCSSDVCISELSLLTEGCTGADISLICREAAMTAIEENLLASEITMEHLKAGINQVQPSDVQMYSKLSLRFQRLVHATSEEDNSICEPISSKQSPRPFWTKIKSAVLFVYRLPMLLLQRGSS, encoded by the exons ATGGAATTG GATAAATTTCAGTTGGAGAGTGTCACATCATCTCACTATGACTTATCCATGGAAGTTGAACTTGGGTCCGttgaaaatgacaaaatttCATCTCCAAAGACACCATCTGTTTCATTGCCTAAAGTGAGCTCTCCCTGCTCAATGCAACCTCATATGTCAGGCTATAAAAAGTTAGCATCAAAGACAGCTTATATGTCTCATGAATCTATTGACATTCTTGATGTGAAGGAAGTTTTGGAGGATGATTCTTCTAGGAAACTTTTAGAAACTTGCACTACCTCATGGTTATCTTCACGAAGTTTACTCCGTGGTAATTTTGTGATAGTCCCAATACTTTCAAGGAAATGTGTATTCCGGGTGATAGGTTCTGAAAGATTGTCTTCAGTTGGTCAGAATCTGAATAATAGAAATAATGGTCCTGCCACTGGAGCTCCAGACTTAAGCAAAGGCATGGTGTGTGCTTTTTCTGTAGATCGGGGAACAAAAGTGCACTTGCTATTACCAAGAAATTCTATGGTTGAAACTTCAGTAACAAGCTCTCTGACGCATCCTGAAGTTAGACATGGAAGTAACATAGAGAGTATGGGAGGCAGCGTTTCAAAGTTGGGAGGCCTTTCCAAAGAATTTTCCGTTCTGAAAGATATTATAGTTTCATCAGCTGTGAAGGGTTCGGTTGCAAG CTTGGGTCTACGTCCCACAAAGGGAGTTCTTCTTCATGGCCCACCAGGAACAGGAAAGACTACTTTGGCTCGAGTATGTGCTAATGATGTAGGTGTTAACTTATTTTTAGTCAGTGGACCTGAAATTATTAGTCAATACCAAGGAGAAAGCGAACAAGCATTGGATGAAGTGTTTAAAAAAGCCAGCCTTGCTGTGCCCGCCATG ATTTTCATAGATGAATTGGATGCGCTTGCACCTGCACGCAAAGATGGAGGAGACCAGGTTTCTCAAAGAATGGTTGCTACTCTCTTAAATCTGATGGATGGGATGAGTAGAACTGATGGGATACTAGTTGTTGCTGCAACAAACCGGCCTGATAGCATTGAGCCTGCGCTCAGGAGACCCGGAAGGCTTGACCGAGAAATTGAAATTg GGGTTCCTTCTCCTCAACAACGTTATGAAATATTGCTCACACTTCTTAGGGAAATGCAGCATTCACTTTCTGACAAGGATGTTCTAACTCTTGCAATGGCCACACATGGTTTTGTTGGTGCTGATCTAGCTGCTCTTTGCAATGAAGCAGCATTGGTTTGCCTTCGACAATTTGTTAATTTGAATGTCTGCATTGGAGAAccatatttcaaaatttcaactGCTGCCGATGATTCAGTTAGTTCAACGTCTAGTCGCTCGGATATTGTTTGCTTGAGCAGTGATATGGATATTTGTCATGTTTTGGGAGATTCTATTAATAGTAATTTGGAGGCTTCTTTTTCCCATGATTCAGAAATAGAAAGCTCATCAGACTTTATGAATGGAATTGGAACAACTGGGGCTTGGGCTCCTAAGGGTGACTTAAAAGTTACTTCCGAGGACTTTGAGAAGGCTAGAGATAGAATAAGACCAAGTGCTATGAGAGAG GTGGTTCTTGAAGTTCCCAAGGTTTCCTGGGAAGATGTTGGTGGCCAGATGGAGGTTAAGATGCAATTAATGGAAGCTGTGGAGTGGCCTCAAAAGCACAAGGACGCTTTCAAGCGCATTGGAACCCGTCCCCCTACAGGAATTTTGCTCTTTGGTCCTCCAGGATGCAGCAAAACTCTTTTGGCTCGTGCAGTAGCTTCTGAAGCGGGGTTGAATTTTCTTGCAGTAAAAGGCCCTGAACTTTTTAGCAAATGGGTTGGTGAATCTGAGAAGGCTGTACGGTCGCTATTTGCGAAGGCAAGGGCAAATGCTCCTTCAATTATATTTTTCGATGAAATTGATGGTCTTGCTATAATTCGTGGAAAAGAAAGCGATGGAGTTTCAGTTGGTGATCGAGTTATGAGTCAACTACTTGTTGAGTTAGATG GTTTGCAACAAAGAGGTAGTGTCACTGTCATTGCTGCTACAAATCGGCCAGATAAGATTGACCCAGCTCTTCTGAGACCAG GACGCTTTGATCGACTGCTGTTCGTGGGACCACCGAATAAAAAGGATCGTGAAGATATATTTCGAGTCCATTTGCGCCGAATGCCATGTAGTTCTGATGTATGCATCAGTGAGCTCTCTCTTCTCACAGAGGGATGTACAGGCGCTGATATTTCTCTTATCTGCCGTGAAGCAGCAATGACAGCTATTGAA GAGAACCTATTGGCATCAGAAATTACAATGGAGCACTTGAAAGCTGGAATTAACCAAGTGCAGCCATCTGATGTGCAGATGTATTCAAAATTATCACTGAGGTTTCAGAGACTCGTTCATGCGACATCTGAGGAAGATAATTCTATATGTGAACCTATTTCAAGTAAACAAAGCCCAAGGCCTTTTTG GACCAAAATAAAATCTGCTGTGCTTTTCGTTTATCGGCTCCCGATGCTTCTACTGCAACGAGGTTCTTCCTAA
- the LOC140982827 gene encoding calmodulin-interacting protein 111 isoform X1 has product MPSKKKNSKASSPSPSSLSSSNSSPFDEDFSSSLDEASAKFPAFIAKSAFIGRIVEGNVSDSRGCKLWLPESAMISRSIPPGSVVSVSLPSLDKAPGGFSLTDISYECATHFGFDFEDNFSDEAGSFFALATVFPSSKVLKNEIHLSSSLLCTLGCPDSGRTVFVCPVEFQQLTENGIGKPSGLSDVCLSSDGCKELYLSPVCLKDKFQLESVTSSHYDLSMEVELGSVENDKISSPKTPSVSLPKVSSPCSMQPHMSGYKKLASKTAYMSHESIDILDVKEVLEDDSSRKLLETCTTSWLSSRSLLRGNFVIVPILSRKCVFRVIGSERLSSVGQNLNNRNNGPATGAPDLSKGMVCAFSVDRGTKVHLLLPRNSMVETSVTSSLTHPEVRHGSNIESMGGSVSKLGGLSKEFSVLKDIIVSSAVKGSVASLGLRPTKGVLLHGPPGTGKTTLARVCANDVGVNLFLVSGPEIISQYQGESEQALDEVFKKASLAVPAMIFIDELDALAPARKDGGDQVSQRMVATLLNLMDGMSRTDGILVVAATNRPDSIEPALRRPGRLDREIEIGVPSPQQRYEILLTLLREMQHSLSDKDVLTLAMATHGFVGADLAALCNEAALVCLRQFVNLNVCIGEPYFKISTAADDSVSSTSSRSDIVCLSSDMDICHVLGDSINSNLEASFSHDSEIESSSDFMNGIGTTGAWAPKGDLKVTSEDFEKARDRIRPSAMREVVLEVPKVSWEDVGGQMEVKMQLMEAVEWPQKHKDAFKRIGTRPPTGILLFGPPGCSKTLLARAVASEAGLNFLAVKGPELFSKWVGESEKAVRSLFAKARANAPSIIFFDEIDGLAIIRGKESDGVSVGDRVMSQLLVELDGLQQRGSVTVIAATNRPDKIDPALLRPGRFDRLLFVGPPNKKDREDIFRVHLRRMPCSSDVCISELSLLTEGCTGADISLICREAAMTAIEENLLASEITMEHLKAGINQVQPSDVQMYSKLSLRFQRLVHATSEEDNSICEPISSKQSPRPFWTKIKSAVLFVYRLPMLLLQRGSS; this is encoded by the exons ATGCCTTCCAAGAagaaaaattctaaagcatctTCACCTTCACCATCATCTTTGTCTTCTTCCAATTCGTCACCGTTCGACGAAGATTTCTCGTCATCCCTTGATGAAGCTTCCGCAAAGTTCCCAGCTTTCATTGCTAAATCGGCGTTCATCGGCAGAATTGTGGAAGGAAACGTTTCCGATTCCAGAGGGTGTAAGCTTTGGCTGCCGGAATCGGCTATGATTTCTAGGTCCATTCCCCCTGGATCTGTTGTTtcg GTTTCCTTGCCTTCTCTGGACAAAGCTCCGGGTGGATTTTCATTGACCGACATATCATATGAATGTGCTACGCATTTTGGGTTTGACTTCGAAGATAATTTTTCTGATGAAGCAGGAAGTTTTTTTGCCCTGGCAACTGTATTTCCTTCTTCTAAG GTTCTAAAGAATGAAATACACTTGTCTTCAAGCCTTTTATGTACACTGGGTTGTCCAGATTCTGGTAGGACTGTTTTTGTTTGTCCTGTGGAGTTTCAACAGTTGACTGAAAATGGAATTGGTAAGCCATCTGGCCTTTCAGATGTTTGTTTGTCATCTGATGGCTGCAAAGAGTTATATCTATCTCCGGTATGTTTGAAGGATAAATTTCAGTTGGAGAGTGTCACATCATCTCACTATGACTTATCCATGGAAGTTGAACTTGGGTCCGttgaaaatgacaaaatttCATCTCCAAAGACACCATCTGTTTCATTGCCTAAAGTGAGCTCTCCCTGCTCAATGCAACCTCATATGTCAGGCTATAAAAAGTTAGCATCAAAGACAGCTTATATGTCTCATGAATCTATTGACATTCTTGATGTGAAGGAAGTTTTGGAGGATGATTCTTCTAGGAAACTTTTAGAAACTTGCACTACCTCATGGTTATCTTCACGAAGTTTACTCCGTGGTAATTTTGTGATAGTCCCAATACTTTCAAGGAAATGTGTATTCCGGGTGATAGGTTCTGAAAGATTGTCTTCAGTTGGTCAGAATCTGAATAATAGAAATAATGGTCCTGCCACTGGAGCTCCAGACTTAAGCAAAGGCATGGTGTGTGCTTTTTCTGTAGATCGGGGAACAAAAGTGCACTTGCTATTACCAAGAAATTCTATGGTTGAAACTTCAGTAACAAGCTCTCTGACGCATCCTGAAGTTAGACATGGAAGTAACATAGAGAGTATGGGAGGCAGCGTTTCAAAGTTGGGAGGCCTTTCCAAAGAATTTTCCGTTCTGAAAGATATTATAGTTTCATCAGCTGTGAAGGGTTCGGTTGCAAG CTTGGGTCTACGTCCCACAAAGGGAGTTCTTCTTCATGGCCCACCAGGAACAGGAAAGACTACTTTGGCTCGAGTATGTGCTAATGATGTAGGTGTTAACTTATTTTTAGTCAGTGGACCTGAAATTATTAGTCAATACCAAGGAGAAAGCGAACAAGCATTGGATGAAGTGTTTAAAAAAGCCAGCCTTGCTGTGCCCGCCATG ATTTTCATAGATGAATTGGATGCGCTTGCACCTGCACGCAAAGATGGAGGAGACCAGGTTTCTCAAAGAATGGTTGCTACTCTCTTAAATCTGATGGATGGGATGAGTAGAACTGATGGGATACTAGTTGTTGCTGCAACAAACCGGCCTGATAGCATTGAGCCTGCGCTCAGGAGACCCGGAAGGCTTGACCGAGAAATTGAAATTg GGGTTCCTTCTCCTCAACAACGTTATGAAATATTGCTCACACTTCTTAGGGAAATGCAGCATTCACTTTCTGACAAGGATGTTCTAACTCTTGCAATGGCCACACATGGTTTTGTTGGTGCTGATCTAGCTGCTCTTTGCAATGAAGCAGCATTGGTTTGCCTTCGACAATTTGTTAATTTGAATGTCTGCATTGGAGAAccatatttcaaaatttcaactGCTGCCGATGATTCAGTTAGTTCAACGTCTAGTCGCTCGGATATTGTTTGCTTGAGCAGTGATATGGATATTTGTCATGTTTTGGGAGATTCTATTAATAGTAATTTGGAGGCTTCTTTTTCCCATGATTCAGAAATAGAAAGCTCATCAGACTTTATGAATGGAATTGGAACAACTGGGGCTTGGGCTCCTAAGGGTGACTTAAAAGTTACTTCCGAGGACTTTGAGAAGGCTAGAGATAGAATAAGACCAAGTGCTATGAGAGAG GTGGTTCTTGAAGTTCCCAAGGTTTCCTGGGAAGATGTTGGTGGCCAGATGGAGGTTAAGATGCAATTAATGGAAGCTGTGGAGTGGCCTCAAAAGCACAAGGACGCTTTCAAGCGCATTGGAACCCGTCCCCCTACAGGAATTTTGCTCTTTGGTCCTCCAGGATGCAGCAAAACTCTTTTGGCTCGTGCAGTAGCTTCTGAAGCGGGGTTGAATTTTCTTGCAGTAAAAGGCCCTGAACTTTTTAGCAAATGGGTTGGTGAATCTGAGAAGGCTGTACGGTCGCTATTTGCGAAGGCAAGGGCAAATGCTCCTTCAATTATATTTTTCGATGAAATTGATGGTCTTGCTATAATTCGTGGAAAAGAAAGCGATGGAGTTTCAGTTGGTGATCGAGTTATGAGTCAACTACTTGTTGAGTTAGATG GTTTGCAACAAAGAGGTAGTGTCACTGTCATTGCTGCTACAAATCGGCCAGATAAGATTGACCCAGCTCTTCTGAGACCAG GACGCTTTGATCGACTGCTGTTCGTGGGACCACCGAATAAAAAGGATCGTGAAGATATATTTCGAGTCCATTTGCGCCGAATGCCATGTAGTTCTGATGTATGCATCAGTGAGCTCTCTCTTCTCACAGAGGGATGTACAGGCGCTGATATTTCTCTTATCTGCCGTGAAGCAGCAATGACAGCTATTGAA GAGAACCTATTGGCATCAGAAATTACAATGGAGCACTTGAAAGCTGGAATTAACCAAGTGCAGCCATCTGATGTGCAGATGTATTCAAAATTATCACTGAGGTTTCAGAGACTCGTTCATGCGACATCTGAGGAAGATAATTCTATATGTGAACCTATTTCAAGTAAACAAAGCCCAAGGCCTTTTTG GACCAAAATAAAATCTGCTGTGCTTTTCGTTTATCGGCTCCCGATGCTTCTACTGCAACGAGGTTCTTCCTAA
- the LOC140982827 gene encoding calmodulin-interacting protein 111 isoform X2 has translation MPSKKKNSKASSPSPSSLSSSNSSPFDEDFSSSLDEASAKFPAFIAKSAFIGRIVEGNVSDSRGCKLWLPESAMISRSIPPGSVVSVSLPSLDKAPGGFSLTDISYECATHFGFDFEDNFSDEAGSFFALATVFPSSKVLKNEIHLSSSLLCTLGCPDSGRTVFVCPVEFQQLTENGIGKPSGLSDVCLSSDGCKELYLSPVCLKDKFQLESVTSSHYDLSMEVELGSVENDKISSPKTPSVSLPKVSSPCSMQPHMSGYKKLASKTAYMSHESIDILDVKEVLEDDSSRKLLETCTTSWLSSRSLLRGNFVIVPILSRKCVFRVIGSERLSSVGQNLNNRNNGPATGAPDLSKGMVCAFSVDRGTKVHLLLPRNSMVETSVTSSLTHPEVRHGSNIESMGGSVSKLGGLSKEFSVLKDIIVSSAVKGSVASLGLRPTKGVLLHGPPGTGKTTLARVCANDVGVNLFLVSGPEIISQYQGESEQALDEVFKKASLAVPAMIFIDELDALAPARKDGGDQVSQRMVATLLNLMDGMSRTDGILVVAATNRPDSIEPALRRPGRLDREIEIGVPSPQQRYEILLTLLREMQHSLSDKDVLTLAMATHGFVGADLAALCNEAALVCLRQFVNLNVCIGEPYFKISTAADDSVSSTSSRSDIVCLSSDMDICHVLGDSINSNLEASFSHDSEIESSSDFMNGIGTTGAWAPKGDLKVTSEDFEKARDRIRPSAMREVVLEVPKVSWEDVGGQMEVKMQLMEAVEWPQKHKDAFKRIGTRPPTGILLFGPPGCSKTLLARAVASEAGLNFLAVKGPELFSKWVGESEKAVRSLFAKVCNKEVVSLSLLLQIGQIRLTQLF, from the exons ATGCCTTCCAAGAagaaaaattctaaagcatctTCACCTTCACCATCATCTTTGTCTTCTTCCAATTCGTCACCGTTCGACGAAGATTTCTCGTCATCCCTTGATGAAGCTTCCGCAAAGTTCCCAGCTTTCATTGCTAAATCGGCGTTCATCGGCAGAATTGTGGAAGGAAACGTTTCCGATTCCAGAGGGTGTAAGCTTTGGCTGCCGGAATCGGCTATGATTTCTAGGTCCATTCCCCCTGGATCTGTTGTTtcg GTTTCCTTGCCTTCTCTGGACAAAGCTCCGGGTGGATTTTCATTGACCGACATATCATATGAATGTGCTACGCATTTTGGGTTTGACTTCGAAGATAATTTTTCTGATGAAGCAGGAAGTTTTTTTGCCCTGGCAACTGTATTTCCTTCTTCTAAG GTTCTAAAGAATGAAATACACTTGTCTTCAAGCCTTTTATGTACACTGGGTTGTCCAGATTCTGGTAGGACTGTTTTTGTTTGTCCTGTGGAGTTTCAACAGTTGACTGAAAATGGAATTGGTAAGCCATCTGGCCTTTCAGATGTTTGTTTGTCATCTGATGGCTGCAAAGAGTTATATCTATCTCCGGTATGTTTGAAGGATAAATTTCAGTTGGAGAGTGTCACATCATCTCACTATGACTTATCCATGGAAGTTGAACTTGGGTCCGttgaaaatgacaaaatttCATCTCCAAAGACACCATCTGTTTCATTGCCTAAAGTGAGCTCTCCCTGCTCAATGCAACCTCATATGTCAGGCTATAAAAAGTTAGCATCAAAGACAGCTTATATGTCTCATGAATCTATTGACATTCTTGATGTGAAGGAAGTTTTGGAGGATGATTCTTCTAGGAAACTTTTAGAAACTTGCACTACCTCATGGTTATCTTCACGAAGTTTACTCCGTGGTAATTTTGTGATAGTCCCAATACTTTCAAGGAAATGTGTATTCCGGGTGATAGGTTCTGAAAGATTGTCTTCAGTTGGTCAGAATCTGAATAATAGAAATAATGGTCCTGCCACTGGAGCTCCAGACTTAAGCAAAGGCATGGTGTGTGCTTTTTCTGTAGATCGGGGAACAAAAGTGCACTTGCTATTACCAAGAAATTCTATGGTTGAAACTTCAGTAACAAGCTCTCTGACGCATCCTGAAGTTAGACATGGAAGTAACATAGAGAGTATGGGAGGCAGCGTTTCAAAGTTGGGAGGCCTTTCCAAAGAATTTTCCGTTCTGAAAGATATTATAGTTTCATCAGCTGTGAAGGGTTCGGTTGCAAG CTTGGGTCTACGTCCCACAAAGGGAGTTCTTCTTCATGGCCCACCAGGAACAGGAAAGACTACTTTGGCTCGAGTATGTGCTAATGATGTAGGTGTTAACTTATTTTTAGTCAGTGGACCTGAAATTATTAGTCAATACCAAGGAGAAAGCGAACAAGCATTGGATGAAGTGTTTAAAAAAGCCAGCCTTGCTGTGCCCGCCATG ATTTTCATAGATGAATTGGATGCGCTTGCACCTGCACGCAAAGATGGAGGAGACCAGGTTTCTCAAAGAATGGTTGCTACTCTCTTAAATCTGATGGATGGGATGAGTAGAACTGATGGGATACTAGTTGTTGCTGCAACAAACCGGCCTGATAGCATTGAGCCTGCGCTCAGGAGACCCGGAAGGCTTGACCGAGAAATTGAAATTg GGGTTCCTTCTCCTCAACAACGTTATGAAATATTGCTCACACTTCTTAGGGAAATGCAGCATTCACTTTCTGACAAGGATGTTCTAACTCTTGCAATGGCCACACATGGTTTTGTTGGTGCTGATCTAGCTGCTCTTTGCAATGAAGCAGCATTGGTTTGCCTTCGACAATTTGTTAATTTGAATGTCTGCATTGGAGAAccatatttcaaaatttcaactGCTGCCGATGATTCAGTTAGTTCAACGTCTAGTCGCTCGGATATTGTTTGCTTGAGCAGTGATATGGATATTTGTCATGTTTTGGGAGATTCTATTAATAGTAATTTGGAGGCTTCTTTTTCCCATGATTCAGAAATAGAAAGCTCATCAGACTTTATGAATGGAATTGGAACAACTGGGGCTTGGGCTCCTAAGGGTGACTTAAAAGTTACTTCCGAGGACTTTGAGAAGGCTAGAGATAGAATAAGACCAAGTGCTATGAGAGAG GTGGTTCTTGAAGTTCCCAAGGTTTCCTGGGAAGATGTTGGTGGCCAGATGGAGGTTAAGATGCAATTAATGGAAGCTGTGGAGTGGCCTCAAAAGCACAAGGACGCTTTCAAGCGCATTGGAACCCGTCCCCCTACAGGAATTTTGCTCTTTGGTCCTCCAGGATGCAGCAAAACTCTTTTGGCTCGTGCAGTAGCTTCTGAAGCGGGGTTGAATTTTCTTGCAGTAAAAGGCCCTGAACTTTTTAGCAAATGGGTTGGTGAATCTGAGAAGGCTGTACGGTCGCTATTTGCGAAG GTTTGCAACAAAGAGGTAGTGTCACTGTCATTGCTGCTACAAATCGGCCAGATAAGATTGACCCAGCTCTTCTGA